The Solibacillus sp. FSL R7-0682 genome includes a window with the following:
- a CDS encoding RNA polymerase II, whose protein sequence is MKIAVSIFSFLAILIGTMVFVQFQVYSDEVDSIEKGYHYSQEVEIVYRGESLDIRHHFKNLPTESVSIEWPKNSVNPNCFIENEHSCSRLSEDFSQFKEGETRGQSISYVIPLEKGLQSGKLMKDVFATLANGDVQFSTVHISTEREVVGQWVTGLPLIGEQNLALVNYTMFSGVGPVKDLFWQAGGFDLHKSTDVLSIYSKTPLSSAFYEKLANVNLLSEDHLAVINGTNVDGLEGYRMLFLPNLTIAQLQQNVIITQLETNYQLADSPNWIKQLMASYLTGTVFGSDKTKEVAATITAQMTDKQLEEWNVRLKALEGEKVDAFVLDEQLSDVLGASTKYITMNARTKGSYPFLYNDPREIYVDLHKHEDIQIILKDGEVLYSADSLLKALGFDVKIGENGYYVTNETHSYRFPEEPGFYVFNQRRYNTVSTPITNVAGQYFIEESWLQRLFLVELTKSENRITVKTTQE, encoded by the coding sequence ATGAAAATTGCCGTAAGTATTTTTTCGTTTTTAGCTATACTAATTGGAACGATGGTATTTGTACAGTTCCAAGTATACTCTGATGAGGTGGATTCCATCGAAAAAGGGTATCATTATTCGCAGGAAGTCGAAATTGTTTACCGAGGTGAAAGTCTGGATATTCGCCACCATTTTAAAAACTTACCTACAGAAAGTGTTTCGATTGAGTGGCCGAAAAATTCAGTAAATCCGAATTGCTTTATTGAAAATGAACATAGTTGTTCTCGCTTAAGTGAAGATTTTTCGCAGTTTAAAGAGGGGGAGACACGTGGCCAATCAATTTCATATGTCATCCCACTTGAAAAGGGCCTGCAGTCAGGTAAATTGATGAAGGATGTTTTTGCGACATTGGCTAATGGGGATGTTCAATTTTCTACGGTACATATTTCAACAGAGCGAGAAGTTGTCGGGCAATGGGTAACGGGTTTGCCGTTAATCGGGGAACAGAATTTAGCTCTAGTAAATTACACGATGTTTAGTGGTGTTGGTCCGGTAAAGGATCTTTTCTGGCAAGCTGGTGGATTTGATTTACATAAATCCACAGACGTATTATCTATATACTCAAAAACGCCATTATCATCAGCGTTTTATGAAAAATTAGCAAATGTTAATCTCTTAAGTGAAGACCATTTGGCTGTCATCAATGGAACAAATGTAGATGGTTTAGAAGGTTATCGTATGCTGTTTTTACCAAACCTTACTATCGCTCAACTTCAACAAAATGTGATTATCACTCAATTAGAGACAAATTATCAACTTGCTGATAGTCCGAATTGGATTAAACAATTAATGGCATCTTATTTGACCGGTACGGTTTTTGGTAGCGATAAAACAAAAGAGGTTGCAGCGACGATTACAGCTCAAATGACAGATAAACAACTGGAAGAGTGGAACGTGCGTTTAAAAGCACTGGAAGGTGAAAAAGTCGATGCCTTTGTTCTAGATGAACAATTATCAGATGTGCTTGGTGCATCAACTAAATATATTACAATGAATGCGCGAACAAAGGGGTCATATCCATTTTTATATAATGACCCACGCGAAATTTACGTGGATTTGCATAAGCATGAGGATATTCAAATTATTTTAAAAGATGGGGAAGTATTATACTCTGCAGATTCTTTATTAAAAGCATTAGGCTTTGATGTGAAAATTGGTGAAAACGGGTATTATGTAACAAATGAGACCCACTCATACCGATTCCCTGAAGAACCTGGGTTTTATGTATTTAATCAGCGTCGTTATAATACCGTCTCGACACCAATTACAAATGTTGCAGGACAGTACTTCATTGAAGAATCATGGTTACAGCGCTTATTTTTAGTTGAACTAACAAAATCGGAAAATCGCATCACAGTTAAAACAACACAAGAATAA
- a CDS encoding DUF7147 family protein, translating into MIQQFIELGQGYGDIYELCELIKSNEHRFHNAFIFTANHNGGMVASLAVAFKPSGESKFMPIYICREGIPFNNEKPSKRIEIFKQTLQEVGQHENIFEIKHSSIFSETNQFYQYLIGILRLNHYIPPMN; encoded by the coding sequence ATGATTCAACAATTTATCGAATTAGGTCAAGGCTACGGCGACATTTACGAGCTATGCGAATTAATTAAATCAAATGAGCACCGTTTCCATAACGCGTTCATCTTTACTGCCAATCATAATGGCGGCATGGTCGCTTCACTCGCAGTGGCGTTCAAACCATCTGGCGAAAGCAAATTCATGCCGATTTATATTTGCCGCGAAGGGATTCCATTTAACAATGAAAAACCTTCGAAGCGAATCGAAATATTTAAACAAACACTACAAGAAGTAGGGCAACATGAAAATATTTTCGAAATAAAACACTCATCTATTTTTTCGGAAACAAATCAGTTTTATCAATACCTAATTGGTATTTTACGACTAAACCATTACATACCACCAATGAACTAA
- a CDS encoding YlbG family protein, whose translation MNERQGLIVYVHQLKHAKSLRKYGHVNFISRKLKYVVIYCNRDEMESLKNKIQRLPFVKDVVESYRPFLNTEFENAKPDKAKEYDYKVGL comes from the coding sequence ATGAACGAAAGACAAGGTTTAATCGTATATGTACACCAGTTGAAACATGCGAAATCGCTGCGCAAATATGGGCACGTAAATTTTATCTCAAGAAAATTAAAATATGTCGTTATTTATTGTAATCGAGATGAAATGGAATCACTAAAAAATAAAATACAACGCCTTCCATTTGTGAAAGACGTTGTAGAATCATACCGACCTTTCCTCAATACTGAATTCGAAAATGCGAAGCCAGATAAGGCGAAAGAATACGATTATAAAGTTGGACTTTAA
- a CDS encoding glycerophosphodiester phosphodiesterase family protein gives MGKKTKIALAIAAASAAAWAGSKAISKPQKRESKEVLQFERPIIIAQHGGAGLAPEHSLQAFNKAQELGVDGFTISVRLTKDEEIIAFHDATVDRTTNGSGYVKDMTLEELKQLNIGYNFESLEEINPYREEATTVLTLRELFETYNDKLFILSIEDSPDTYEGSLMPSKLWRLIEELDVHYHIIVTSPYSEQIDRFNLYAQNRIALGAGESDIKKAITSFTSQFGHLYHPKVDLFVVPLKSGIFNFDSEKFVKFLGDLNVPTIYTGIDDLMTMSRLIRQGAMGIVTNRPDVAEVLLKKVSQ, from the coding sequence ATGGGTAAAAAAACAAAAATAGCTCTAGCAATCGCCGCGGCAAGCGCTGCAGCTTGGGCAGGGTCAAAAGCTATTTCTAAACCGCAAAAACGTGAATCAAAAGAAGTATTACAATTTGAACGTCCCATTATTATTGCCCAACACGGAGGGGCTGGCCTAGCACCTGAACATTCATTACAAGCTTTTAACAAGGCACAAGAATTAGGTGTAGACGGATTTACAATTAGTGTTCGTTTGACAAAAGATGAAGAAATTATCGCTTTCCATGATGCTACAGTAGACCGTACAACAAACGGATCTGGCTATGTAAAAGACATGACTTTAGAAGAATTAAAACAATTAAATATCGGTTATAACTTTGAAAGCTTAGAAGAAATAAATCCATATCGTGAAGAGGCTACAACGGTTTTAACACTTCGTGAATTATTCGAAACATATAACGACAAACTCTTTATCCTTTCGATCGAAGATAGCCCAGATACGTATGAGGGAAGCTTAATGCCTTCAAAATTATGGCGCTTAATCGAAGAATTAGATGTACACTATCACATTATCGTAACAAGTCCATACAGCGAACAAATCGACCGCTTTAATTTATATGCTCAAAATCGTATTGCACTAGGTGCTGGAGAATCAGATATTAAAAAGGCGATTACTTCATTTACAAGCCAATTTGGTCATTTATATCATCCAAAGGTAGACTTATTTGTAGTACCACTTAAATCTGGTATCTTTAACTTTGATTCAGAGAAATTCGTAAAATTTTTAGGAGATTTAAATGTTCCTACGATTTACACAGGAATCGATGATTTAATGACGATGAGTCGACTTATTCGTCAAGGTGCAATGGGGATCGTTACAAACCGTCCAGATGTTGCGGAAGTATTATTAAAAAAAGTATCACAATAA
- a CDS encoding YlbF family regulator: MLMTSDWVFILDEVDELSAMILSSEQAQKLRLAFNAVYEDAELSATIKAFQRLKDQYEDVQRFGKYHPDYNTIMKRMRTEKRQLDMNERVAALKVAENDYQDLLDEISLIIGHSVSEAVKVPVSNPFFTSGSSCGTGCGTGGGCSCSA; this comes from the coding sequence ATGCTCATGACTTCTGATTGGGTTTTTATTTTGGATGAGGTCGATGAATTAAGTGCGATGATCCTTTCCTCTGAGCAAGCACAAAAATTACGCCTTGCATTTAATGCGGTTTATGAGGATGCGGAATTATCTGCAACAATTAAGGCCTTTCAACGTTTAAAAGATCAATATGAGGATGTTCAACGTTTTGGAAAATATCATCCTGATTACAATACAATTATGAAAAGAATGCGGACAGAAAAGCGTCAGCTCGATATGAATGAACGGGTTGCTGCCTTAAAGGTAGCTGAAAATGACTATCAAGATTTACTTGATGAAATTAGTTTGATTATTGGTCATTCCGTTTCTGAAGCGGTAAAAGTTCCGGTTAGTAACCCATTTTTTACAAGTGGGTCTTCCTGTGGAACTGGCTGTGGTACAGGCGGCGGTTGTTCTTGTTCAGCATAA
- a CDS encoding UDP-N-acetylmuramoyl-L-alanyl-D-glutamate--2,6-diaminopimelate ligase, with the protein MQLGELVKDWPCTIKGSIRTEVLSIDDNANKIQPGTIFVARKGANFNGTKFINDAVTRGASAIVLDDELVYDSLELTIPIIWVPNCRSFLAFASAKMYGFPSEALKIVAVTGTNGKTTVTHFIGQLLKQLQQNVLVIGTNGIFKNGEKCYDEKEKLTTLQAKDLQLLFYEAVQNDIPYVVLEASSIGLIQHRLDYCEVALGVFLNITEDHIEEHGSFENYKRAKQRLTTLSKKILINSDDAICRSIGVVSKNKKSYFGKGNNVDFHLQLLVESEGHSLCCIQKADEKHLVTMPVVGEYQCSNVLAAISSVAELGFSLDEICRAVSALTLPEGRYEQIQNNLGISIYIDYAHTPDAMKMVLQTLKNQTKKRLIVVFSCGGERDQAKRPKMGLIASTFADYIILTTDNARGENPQKINDQIKKGFVSFQLYEVILNRQKAIAQALKVAKKGDIVIILGKGHEKTQHIGSTVSHFSDKECVLQAIEQLETS; encoded by the coding sequence GTGCAATTAGGGGAGTTAGTAAAAGATTGGCCCTGCACAATAAAGGGCTCCATACGGACAGAAGTGTTAAGTATTGATGATAATGCCAATAAAATACAACCAGGGACAATTTTTGTAGCTAGAAAAGGTGCGAATTTTAATGGCACAAAATTTATTAATGATGCTGTAACAAGAGGAGCTTCTGCCATTGTATTGGACGACGAACTAGTCTATGATTCCTTAGAATTAACGATACCGATTATATGGGTACCAAACTGTCGTAGCTTCTTAGCTTTTGCTTCTGCGAAAATGTATGGTTTTCCATCAGAAGCCTTAAAGATAGTTGCTGTTACAGGAACGAATGGAAAAACGACCGTTACCCATTTTATTGGTCAACTGCTTAAACAATTACAACAAAATGTACTCGTTATTGGCACGAACGGAATTTTTAAAAACGGGGAAAAATGCTACGACGAGAAGGAAAAACTAACAACTTTGCAGGCAAAAGATTTGCAACTATTGTTTTATGAAGCAGTGCAAAATGATATTCCGTATGTCGTATTAGAAGCATCGTCTATTGGATTAATTCAACACCGTTTAGATTATTGTGAAGTAGCGTTAGGTGTGTTTTTAAATATTACCGAGGATCATATCGAAGAGCATGGGAGCTTTGAAAATTATAAAAGAGCAAAACAACGGCTAACTACGCTTTCGAAAAAAATCTTAATTAATAGTGATGATGCAATTTGCCGTTCAATTGGTGTTGTTTCAAAAAATAAAAAGAGTTATTTTGGTAAGGGCAATAATGTAGATTTTCATTTGCAGTTATTAGTAGAATCAGAAGGGCATTCATTATGTTGCATTCAAAAGGCTGATGAAAAGCATCTTGTAACAATGCCTGTCGTAGGAGAATATCAGTGTAGTAATGTGTTAGCGGCTATTAGTAGTGTGGCAGAGTTAGGGTTTTCGCTAGATGAGATTTGCCGAGCTGTAAGTGCATTGACGTTACCTGAAGGGCGTTATGAACAAATTCAAAATAATTTAGGGATTTCCATTTATATCGACTATGCTCACACACCGGATGCAATGAAAATGGTGTTACAAACGTTAAAAAATCAAACGAAGAAAAGGTTAATCGTTGTATTTAGCTGTGGCGGGGAGCGAGATCAAGCGAAACGTCCAAAAATGGGCCTCATTGCTTCTACTTTCGCAGATTATATTATTTTGACGACAGATAATGCCCGCGGTGAAAATCCGCAAAAAATAAATGACCAAATTAAAAAAGGATTTGTCTCGTTTCAATTATATGAAGTCATATTAAATCGTCAAAAGGCAATTGCTCAAGCTTTAAAAGTAGCGAAAAAAGGGGATATTGTGATCATTTTAGGCAAAGGTCATGAAAAAACGCAGCATATTGGTAGCACAGTTTCACATTTTTCTGATAAAGAATGTGTCCTACAGGCAATTGAACAATTAGAGACAAGTTAA
- a CDS encoding CAP domain-containing protein: protein MKTLFRILIIATCIGIVYYYSNLDPSRTELLEGPSQITQPLLEVEPEQLSQNELPRPTSGISKFIGASTGELLSNYGKPRRVDQSAFGYEWWIYIKNYEVLMVGVEGDIVTQAYTNASSFDVTPYKIGQSLDDVYRMTIFEQEVTAEIGENIYMFAMNEVDMQNRILVKYEDVFAQLYIDMETRQLDGVRFIDGKTLVLHKPYELQFIGQLLEAKTPSSYRQMEINCANGKQLNDLTNSYRRKNNLPVLQQSTMLTMLADDQSEKLFLENMDSKPLEPLRPLSERLNEMGFEAQLFGENIATNYIDSIEVFHGWLNSKEHRDVLLNERFTKVGSGAFVNYYTQVYIDE, encoded by the coding sequence ATGAAGACGCTATTTCGAATATTAATCATTGCTACTTGTATTGGAATTGTCTATTATTATTCCAATTTGGACCCTTCTAGAACGGAATTGTTAGAAGGTCCTTCGCAAATTACACAGCCGCTGTTAGAAGTTGAACCCGAACAATTAAGTCAAAACGAACTCCCACGTCCTACTTCAGGAATTTCCAAATTCATTGGTGCATCAACGGGAGAATTATTGTCAAATTACGGAAAACCTAGAAGGGTTGATCAGTCTGCATTTGGTTATGAATGGTGGATATATATAAAAAATTACGAAGTACTAATGGTAGGGGTAGAAGGGGATATTGTGACGCAAGCATATACAAACGCGTCAAGTTTCGATGTAACCCCATATAAAATTGGGCAGTCATTAGATGATGTATATCGTATGACGATTTTTGAACAGGAAGTGACTGCTGAAATCGGTGAAAATATTTATATGTTTGCAATGAATGAAGTAGATATGCAAAACCGAATTTTAGTGAAATATGAAGATGTTTTTGCTCAACTATACATAGATATGGAAACAAGACAGTTAGATGGTGTAAGATTTATAGATGGGAAAACTTTAGTATTACATAAACCATACGAACTACAATTTATTGGTCAACTACTTGAAGCAAAAACACCTTCAAGCTATAGACAAATGGAAATTAATTGCGCGAATGGTAAGCAATTGAATGATCTTACAAATTCATATCGAAGGAAAAACAATTTACCTGTGTTGCAACAATCAACTATGTTAACGATGTTGGCAGATGATCAGAGTGAAAAGTTATTTTTAGAAAATATGGACTCGAAACCTTTGGAACCACTTCGTCCTTTATCTGAACGTTTAAATGAAATGGGTTTTGAAGCGCAATTGTTCGGTGAAAATATTGCGACAAATTACATCGATTCTATTGAGGTATTCCATGGTTGGTTGAATTCTAAGGAGCATCGGGACGTATTATTAAATGAAAGATTTACGAAGGTTGGTTCAGGGGCATTTGTAAACTACTATACGCAAGTTTATATAGATGAATAG
- a CDS encoding YugN family protein, protein MYFENTQLENVKVDQEVLSTVMGKFGLECHGAWDYDRMAFDRCYDVREGRFYLRVFCNAVSGDVGAHNATLNINKPVIGKYYYPHGVEYTDEVFPAHLVKECETVLTNVRKELSAYGI, encoded by the coding sequence ATGTATTTTGAAAACACACAACTTGAAAATGTTAAAGTTGACCAAGAGGTTTTATCTACAGTAATGGGTAAATTTGGTTTAGAGTGTCATGGCGCATGGGACTATGACCGAATGGCATTTGACCGTTGCTATGATGTACGTGAAGGCCGATTCTATTTACGCGTTTTCTGTAACGCCGTGTCTGGTGATGTTGGCGCTCATAATGCAACTTTAAACATTAATAAACCGGTTATCGGTAAGTATTACTATCCACATGGTGTCGAATATACGGATGAAGTGTTCCCAGCACACCTTGTAAAAGAATGCGAAACAGTTTTAACTAACGTTCGCAAAGAGCTTTCAGCATACGGAATTTAA
- a CDS encoding DUF420 domain-containing protein, whose translation MGLPILPTISTTFIVISAILVAIGWVLIAKRNIEAHRKVMMAAGVSALIFFIIYVSRTVFIGNTAFGGPEDIKIYYTIYLIFHITLATVGAVFGITSLLSGFKNNLKLHRKIGPITSVIWFFVAITGVLVYLLLYVFYEGGETTSVFKAILGF comes from the coding sequence ATGGGCTTACCTATTTTACCTACAATAAGCACAACATTTATCGTAATTAGTGCTATTCTAGTAGCAATTGGTTGGGTGTTAATTGCAAAACGCAACATAGAAGCACATAGAAAAGTAATGATGGCAGCAGGCGTTTCGGCATTAATTTTCTTTATTATTTATGTTTCACGCACAGTATTTATCGGAAATACAGCCTTTGGTGGACCTGAGGATATTAAAATTTATTATACAATTTACTTGATTTTCCATATCACATTAGCAACAGTTGGGGCAGTATTTGGAATTACAAGTCTTTTATCAGGATTTAAAAATAATCTAAAATTACACCGGAAAATTGGTCCTATAACTAGTGTTATTTGGTTCTTTGTTGCTATTACAGGTGTATTAGTTTACTTATTACTTTACGTATTTTACGAAGGTGGAGAAACGACTTCTGTATTTAAGGCGATTTTAGGTTTTTAA